A single window of Methanofastidiosum sp. DNA harbors:
- the ppsA gene encoding phosphoenolpyruvate synthase produces MPQDKEHKLILFFEEIDIDDIPFVGGKNASLGEMIRNLKSKGIKIPEGFAITSYAYDYFLKNAGIEKKIREILKDLDTNIYENLATRGEKIRHAIIEAEFPDELKKEIIKAYGKLENTYGKNVDVAVRSSATAEDLPDASFAGQQETFLNITGPDSLILSCKKCFASLFTNRAISYRHDKGFDHFSVKLSIGVQKMARSDTGSSGVIFTIDTESGFKDVVLVTSIFGLGENIVQGTVNPDEFYVFKPTLKKGYKSIINKKLGAKQRRMIYSDDPNEGTKNIRVDEKERNKFSISDEDVLKLARWAVIIEDHYSSKKDKYTPMDIEWAKDGNTGELYILQARPETVHSQRDFNTIKTYILKEKGKKLVTGQAVGDLIGQGMAHIIRTPKEISLFREGEVLVTEMTDPDWEPVMKKASAIVTNRGGRTCHAAIVSRELGIPCIVGTDNSTEVLSDGQKVTVSCAEGEVGAVYDGLLKYEVEEIDIQKLPETRTKIMMNVGIPEKAFYQSQIPNDGVGLAREEFIINSYIGIHPMALVNFEELSEKSRYDMQVAETIKQIEDKTGGYKEKTHFYIDKLTYGISMIGAAFYPKDVILRLSDFKSNEYENLIGGKFYEPKESNPMIGWRGASRYYDENFKQAFALECKAIKRAREEIGLNNIKIMVPFCRTPAEGRKVVNTLKEFGLVQRENGLEIYVMCEIPSNVLAADEFCEIFDGFSIGSNDLTQLTLGLDRDSELVSSIYDERNIAVKRLIKKAIEVVKSKHKKIGICGQAPSDFPEFASFLVESGIDSISLNPDTVIKTRLNVWEKEKEMGFI; encoded by the coding sequence ATGCCCCAAGACAAGGAACATAAATTAATCCTATTTTTTGAAGAGATAGATATCGATGATATTCCTTTTGTAGGTGGTAAAAATGCATCTCTTGGTGAGATGATAAGGAACTTGAAAAGCAAGGGTATTAAAATTCCCGAAGGATTTGCCATTACGTCTTATGCTTATGATTACTTCCTTAAGAATGCTGGAATAGAGAAAAAGATAAGAGAGATTCTAAAGGACCTTGATACAAATATTTATGAAAATCTTGCAACGAGAGGAGAAAAAATAAGACATGCCATAATTGAAGCAGAATTTCCCGATGAGCTAAAGAAGGAAATAATTAAGGCTTATGGTAAGCTAGAAAATACATATGGGAAAAATGTCGATGTTGCCGTGAGATCATCAGCAACTGCTGAAGACCTTCCCGATGCTTCGTTTGCAGGCCAACAAGAAACTTTCCTCAACATTACCGGCCCAGATTCCTTGATTTTATCATGTAAGAAGTGTTTTGCATCCCTCTTTACTAATAGAGCCATATCATACAGACATGATAAGGGGTTTGACCATTTCTCAGTTAAACTCTCAATAGGCGTTCAGAAGATGGCAAGAAGCGATACAGGATCAAGTGGAGTTATATTTACAATTGATACAGAATCTGGTTTCAAAGATGTAGTTTTAGTTACTTCCATTTTTGGTCTTGGTGAAAATATTGTTCAGGGTACTGTAAATCCCGATGAATTTTATGTCTTTAAACCAACTCTAAAGAAAGGTTACAAATCAATAATTAATAAAAAACTTGGTGCAAAGCAGAGGAGAATGATCTATTCTGATGACCCAAATGAGGGCACAAAAAATATTAGGGTCGATGAAAAAGAAAGAAACAAATTTTCAATTTCTGATGAAGATGTTCTAAAGCTTGCTAGGTGGGCAGTAATTATAGAGGACCACTATTCTTCTAAAAAAGATAAGTACACGCCCATGGACATTGAATGGGCAAAGGATGGAAATACAGGCGAGCTTTACATTCTACAAGCAAGGCCTGAAACAGTTCATTCTCAAAGAGATTTTAACACCATAAAGACATACATATTGAAAGAAAAAGGGAAGAAGCTTGTGACTGGGCAGGCCGTTGGGGATCTTATCGGGCAGGGAATGGCCCATATTATTAGAACACCCAAGGAGATTTCTCTTTTCAGAGAAGGAGAGGTCCTTGTAACAGAGATGACCGACCCAGATTGGGAACCTGTAATGAAAAAAGCAAGCGCTATTGTGACAAATAGGGGTGGCAGAACCTGTCACGCGGCTATAGTATCGCGTGAGCTTGGAATACCATGTATCGTTGGAACTGATAACTCCACTGAAGTTTTGTCAGATGGGCAGAAAGTGACTGTAAGCTGCGCAGAAGGTGAAGTTGGAGCAGTTTATGACGGCTTGCTAAAGTATGAAGTAGAAGAGATTGACATACAGAAACTACCAGAAACAAGGACTAAAATAATGATGAACGTCGGAATACCTGAAAAGGCTTTCTATCAGTCACAGATACCAAACGATGGGGTTGGATTAGCGAGAGAAGAGTTCATTATTAATTCTTACATAGGGATCCACCCAATGGCCCTTGTCAACTTTGAAGAGTTAAGTGAAAAATCAAGGTATGATATGCAAGTTGCAGAGACCATAAAACAGATAGAAGATAAAACAGGCGGATACAAAGAAAAGACTCATTTCTATATTGACAAGCTTACATATGGCATATCGATGATTGGAGCGGCATTTTATCCTAAAGATGTCATTCTTCGTCTAAGTGACTTCAAATCAAATGAATATGAAAATCTTATAGGCGGGAAATTCTATGAGCCTAAAGAAAGCAATCCAATGATTGGTTGGAGAGGTGCCTCTAGATACTATGATGAAAACTTCAAGCAGGCATTTGCTCTTGAATGTAAAGCTATTAAGAGGGCTAGAGAAGAGATTGGGCTAAATAACATCAAGATAATGGTTCCATTCTGTAGAACACCTGCCGAAGGTAGAAAAGTTGTAAACACTTTGAAAGAGTTTGGACTTGTGCAACGTGAAAATGGTCTTGAGATATATGTAATGTGTGAAATTCCTTCAAATGTACTCGCTGCAGATGAATTCTGCGAGATATTTGACGGATTCTCAATTGGTTCAAATGATCTGACTCAGCTTACCCTTGGACTTGATAGAGACTCAGAGCTTGTTTCAAGCATATATGACGAAAGGAACATTGCAGTCAAAAGACTGATAAAAAAGGCAATAGAAGTTGTCAAATCAAAGCATAAGAAGATTGGTATATGCGGCCAAGCTCCATCGGACTTCCCAGAATTTGCATCCTTCCTAGTTGAAAGTGGAATTGATTCAATTAGCTTAAATCCCGACACAGTCATAAAAACTAGACTAAACGTTTGGGAAAAAGAAAAAGAGATGGGGTTCATATAA
- a CDS encoding KH domain-containing protein: protein MELPFCEICLKTGMLCPGCTAKIKDGELNDNDLEIAKELYRLSQENKGLKDVKFKRSIKVGNLIIILIEAGEIGSIIGKGGNVIRGLSKKLNKKIRVIEESKDVKKVASDLLYPAKVYGINIVYMPDGSIIKRLRLGKEFERKLPIATKSVKEILLLITGENVDIVFE from the coding sequence TTGGAGCTACCTTTTTGTGAGATTTGTTTGAAGACCGGAATGCTCTGCCCAGGTTGTACTGCAAAGATTAAAGATGGCGAACTTAATGACAACGACCTCGAAATAGCTAAAGAACTTTACAGGCTTTCTCAAGAAAATAAAGGACTAAAAGATGTAAAGTTCAAGAGGAGTATTAAGGTTGGCAATCTGATAATCATACTCATTGAAGCAGGAGAGATAGGAAGTATTATTGGTAAAGGTGGCAATGTAATAAGGGGACTAAGTAAAAAATTAAATAAAAAAATAAGGGTTATTGAAGAAAGCAAAGATGTTAAAAAAGTTGCTTCTGACCTTTTATACCCGGCAAAAGTTTATGGGATAAACATTGTTTACATGCCTGATGGTTCAATAATTAAAAGACTCAGATTAGGAAAAGAATTTGAGAGAAAACTTCCTATTGCAACAAAAAGTGTTAAAGAAATACTTTTGTTGATCACGGGCGAGAATGTTGATATTGTATTTGAATAA
- a CDS encoding 4Fe-4S cluster-binding domain-containing protein translates to MSIKITDANSSYTGKLSKGCKLCIEGKKSVLFVTGICHVNCYYCPVSNEKKGKDASYINERKIEKKEDVLEEIKACRSKGVSFTGGDPLLKIDKCLEYAKLIKEKDSKHHIHLYTGSTDKISKGLEKLEGYVDEIRFHVKDEKELQGLKNILNMNFNFGIEIPAIPGDFERMCSIIESAPSAGFSFINLNEFEYTETNWDNLSKRGFDFDSDTSMVKGSKDLSFRLLEKYEDLPISIHFCSSVLKDAIQLRRRWERRAKNTKKYYEEIEDCLIVKGELSGDVREIVDYLNDALNISKKMYEVHGDKVFTHWAVAEEISENKELSKKIKSAIVKEYPIYKRVVSEYIPL, encoded by the coding sequence ATGTCAATAAAGATAACTGATGCTAACTCCAGTTACACTGGAAAACTGTCAAAAGGATGTAAATTGTGTATTGAAGGTAAAAAATCAGTACTTTTTGTTACTGGAATCTGTCATGTAAACTGTTATTATTGTCCTGTATCAAATGAGAAAAAAGGTAAGGACGCATCATATATCAATGAACGAAAAATAGAAAAAAAAGAGGACGTTTTAGAAGAGATAAAGGCATGTAGATCAAAAGGAGTTAGTTTTACTGGGGGAGACCCCTTACTAAAAATTGATAAATGTCTTGAATATGCTAAACTAATCAAGGAAAAGGATAGTAAGCACCATATTCATCTATATACAGGGAGTACCGATAAAATATCTAAGGGATTAGAAAAATTAGAAGGCTATGTTGATGAAATCAGATTTCACGTGAAAGATGAGAAAGAGCTACAAGGTCTAAAAAATATCCTCAATATGAACTTTAATTTTGGGATTGAGATCCCAGCTATCCCGGGGGATTTTGAAAGGATGTGCTCAATAATTGAATCGGCACCATCTGCTGGCTTTTCATTTATTAATTTGAATGAATTTGAATACACAGAAACAAATTGGGACAATCTTTCTAAAAGAGGATTTGATTTTGATAGTGACACTAGCATGGTGAAAGGCAGTAAAGACCTATCGTTCAGGCTATTAGAGAAGTATGAAGATCTCCCAATATCAATTCATTTCTGTTCCTCTGTGTTAAAAGATGCAATTCAACTAAGAAGAAGATGGGAAAGAAGAGCAAAAAATACCAAAAAATACTATGAAGAGATTGAGGACTGTCTCATTGTAAAGGGTGAGCTATCAGGAGATGTTAGAGAAATAGTTGACTATCTTAATGATGCGCTTAATATTTCTAAAAAGATGTATGAAGTACATGGAGACAAGGTATTTACTCACTGGGCGGTAGCGGAGGAAATATCTGAAAATAAAGAGTTATCAAAGAAAATAAAATCAGCTATAGTAAAAGAATACCCCATATATAAAAGAGTCGTATCTGAGTACATCCCACTTTAG
- a CDS encoding polyprenyl synthetase family protein translates to MDFIKVTSELKKEVEGEIKNFFEVELKTIDNDTLCDFYKDIRHHTLLGGKRLRPIMCIMAYCGYSEYNHEILRASIAFELLHSSSLILDDAMDEDVIRHGEKTFNAIYADKFLKSTRFDINPYYDGGNWIKKDGLSQLLMIQRAISRYSYALSVLGSNILYALSVKAIRSSGFDATIISKAMIMHREMYKILNEGQLLDILMEQKGGNEDKYFEMIDHKTGILFKYPLRIGLLFTEKADVYSLDTYALNLSRAFQVHDDILGVFGEEGTTGKPVDSDIKEGKNTLLVIKTLECADETQLKKVKAILGNRNASSEDIAEIKDIMKSCGSLDYCIEKESQLIKAAKESIDKNMKEESKIFLTELCDFIIKRKY, encoded by the coding sequence ATGGACTTTATTAAGGTCACAAGCGAGCTCAAAAAAGAGGTAGAAGGCGAGATTAAGAATTTTTTTGAAGTAGAATTGAAAACAATCGATAACGATACACTTTGTGATTTCTATAAAGACATAAGGCACCACACCCTCCTTGGTGGAAAAAGACTTAGGCCGATAATGTGCATTATGGCCTATTGCGGATATTCAGAGTATAATCATGAAATTCTAAGGGCATCAATAGCATTTGAGCTCCTCCATTCTTCTTCCCTCATACTTGACGATGCTATGGATGAAGATGTTATAAGGCACGGAGAAAAAACTTTCAATGCAATTTATGCAGACAAATTTTTGAAGTCTACACGATTCGATATTAACCCCTACTATGACGGTGGCAATTGGATCAAGAAAGATGGTCTTTCTCAATTACTTATGATACAAAGGGCAATTTCGAGATACTCTTATGCACTTTCAGTTTTGGGCTCCAACATACTTTATGCCTTGAGTGTGAAGGCAATAAGATCAAGCGGATTCGATGCCACCATAATTTCAAAGGCAATGATAATGCATAGGGAGATGTACAAAATATTAAACGAGGGCCAGTTGTTGGACATCTTGATGGAACAGAAAGGCGGAAACGAAGACAAATACTTTGAGATGATTGACCATAAGACAGGAATCCTCTTCAAATACCCTTTAAGAATTGGTCTTCTTTTTACTGAAAAGGCAGACGTATACTCTTTAGATACATATGCTTTAAATCTTTCAAGAGCCTTTCAGGTCCATGACGACATACTTGGCGTCTTTGGAGAAGAAGGTACCACTGGAAAACCAGTTGACAGCGATATCAAAGAAGGAAAAAATACTTTATTAGTTATAAAAACACTTGAATGCGCAGATGAAACTCAGTTAAAGAAAGTCAAAGCTATATTAGGAAATAGGAACGCATCATCTGAGGATATAGCCGAAATAAAGGACATAATGAAAAGCTGTGGTTCTTTGGACTATTGTATCGAAAAAGAATCTCAATTGATTAAAGCAGCCAAAGAGTCTATAGACAAAAACATGAAAGAAGAATCAAAAATATTTCTAACTGAACTTTGCGATTTTATAATAAAAAGAAAGTATTAG
- a CDS encoding AI-2E family transporter: MDKISYIKITISVIVLLMGLYLIYPIIPGLIGGFVFAYAFLPVYNQIFNKTKRNGLSAALTTLFISAPILITILYAVFKALAELKVITEIIKSGSSVSILGIFGINISDSPFYGFITETFPRLVNLTEVFSRSVHELPLTLINILILFLALYYFLHERLVIEEFISKIMPPHYHRDLLEILEPTNKVINGLIYGNVMSALIIGLLATIGFLALGVPYSFLLGLLVGLAALLPVAGPWTIYIPVGFYFLLVGDLFRGLTLLIFGVVVLGVLYNFYIFPKLGGKQAQLHPFIVLIGFLGGAYMLGPLGILYGPIILGLLKGLAEGIIKESSTRKKFFRL; encoded by the coding sequence ATGGATAAAATCTCATACATCAAGATTACAATATCTGTAATAGTCCTCCTTATGGGGCTCTACTTGATATATCCAATTATTCCGGGGCTTATAGGGGGGTTTGTATTTGCGTATGCATTCCTTCCAGTCTATAATCAGATATTTAACAAAACAAAAAGAAATGGCTTATCTGCCGCACTTACAACTCTTTTTATATCTGCCCCAATACTCATTACAATTCTTTATGCAGTTTTTAAAGCGCTCGCTGAGCTTAAAGTCATTACAGAAATAATAAAGAGTGGCTCTTCAGTTTCTATTCTTGGCATTTTTGGAATAAATATATCTGACTCTCCTTTTTATGGATTTATCACTGAAACTTTTCCTAGGTTAGTAAATCTAACAGAAGTTTTTTCAAGATCGGTGCATGAACTGCCTTTAACATTAATTAATATCTTAATCTTGTTCTTAGCCCTTTACTACTTCCTCCATGAAAGATTAGTCATTGAAGAATTTATCAGTAAAATAATGCCTCCTCACTACCACAGGGATTTATTAGAAATTCTTGAGCCTACAAACAAGGTGATTAACGGGTTAATTTATGGAAATGTAATGAGTGCACTCATAATTGGACTACTTGCAACTATTGGTTTCCTTGCGTTGGGTGTGCCTTACTCTTTTTTATTGGGGCTTTTAGTTGGGCTTGCAGCATTGTTGCCAGTGGCAGGACCTTGGACAATTTACATCCCTGTAGGATTTTACTTTCTCCTTGTGGGTGATTTATTCAGAGGATTAACCCTTTTAATATTTGGAGTCGTAGTCCTTGGAGTCTTATACAATTTTTACATATTCCCAAAGCTTGGCGGGAAACAAGCACAACTTCATCCGTTTATAGTCCTAATTGGTTTCCTTGGAGGCGCATATATGTTAGGGCCACTCGGTATTTTATATGGCCCTATCATATTGGGACTCCTAAAAGGACTTGCCGAAGGCATTATCAAAGAAAGCTCTACTAGAAAAAAATTTTTCAGACTGTAG
- a CDS encoding cytochrome c biogenesis protein CcdA, whose protein sequence is MFESLISSVVLGITAGLCPLNLFFIIPIFPKILGERAPLNAILFSVGVATIFVPLGLLGNFGVSSIFNSDTKLGFLLGAVISIFIGLILLRIIKISYILSVKKERNFYGSTPYTYGISYGLITIARAAPLLISLISIVSLENNIFIASISLLIYSFLVGAPLIIISSFFGLKRVEDFVKKYSKSLDKISGIMLVLIGAYYLYLFVYG, encoded by the coding sequence ATGTTTGAATCGCTAATTTCATCTGTTGTTTTGGGGATAACAGCCGGTTTATGCCCGTTGAATCTCTTTTTTATTATTCCTATTTTTCCAAAAATATTGGGTGAGCGTGCACCACTCAATGCAATTTTATTTTCTGTGGGCGTTGCAACAATTTTTGTACCTCTTGGACTACTGGGTAATTTTGGAGTTTCTTCGATTTTTAATTCAGATACTAAATTAGGATTTCTTCTAGGGGCGGTAATATCGATATTTATCGGATTAATCCTATTGAGAATAATAAAAATAAGTTATATATTATCTGTAAAAAAGGAGAGGAATTTTTACGGCTCAACTCCTTATACATATGGGATTTCATATGGCCTAATAACTATAGCAAGAGCTGCCCCCCTTTTGATATCCCTTATATCAATAGTATCGTTAGAAAATAATATTTTCATTGCCTCAATCTCGCTTTTAATTTATTCATTTTTAGTAGGTGCTCCACTTATTATTATCTCCTCATTTTTTGGACTAAAGAGGGTAGAAGACTTTGTTAAAAAATATTCAAAATCTTTGGATAAGATAAGCGGGATAATGCTCGTCCTAATTGGTGCGTATTATCTATATTTGTTTGTTTATGGCTAA
- a CDS encoding aminotransferase class I/II-fold pyridoxal phosphate-dependent enzyme — protein sequence MNVSERSSTISYAIRDVVEYARKLESKGDKILKLNIGDPLKFDFKTPEPMVDAIINAARGSYNGYEDSLGNTELRRVIAERESKNNGKIYLEDVVVTSGVTEGVNLVFGATLEPGDEVLVPGPGYPTYTAYATFFGATPVPYRTIEKDGWNIDVQDLKSKITERTKCIVIINPNNPTGAIYPKKTLKEILDIAIEHDLFIISDEIYDRITFDDSFVSSASMTDEVPIITFNGISKIYLAPGWRVGYMAFYNWDTLFDIKEGIMKELRARISANSICQAGAIEAYKGSEKYVLEMVSKLKQRSEFAYKRLNEISGISTTKPMGGLYIFPKIDLDKRWKDDKEFVYEFLKMKKVLLVHGSGFCPIYGKDHFRSVFLPPIDTMEEAFSRLEDFMKTKK from the coding sequence TTGAACGTTTCAGAAAGATCGTCAACGATAAGTTATGCAATTCGAGACGTAGTTGAATATGCAAGAAAACTTGAATCTAAAGGGGACAAGATACTAAAATTAAATATAGGAGACCCTCTGAAGTTTGACTTTAAAACTCCAGAGCCTATGGTAGATGCCATCATCAATGCGGCCAGAGGTAGTTATAATGGTTACGAGGATTCTCTTGGAAACACAGAATTAAGAAGAGTCATTGCTGAAAGGGAATCTAAAAATAATGGAAAAATATACCTAGAAGATGTTGTTGTAACTTCAGGTGTGACTGAAGGGGTAAATCTAGTCTTTGGAGCTACTCTTGAACCAGGGGACGAAGTTTTAGTTCCAGGTCCAGGTTATCCAACTTACACCGCTTATGCAACTTTTTTTGGTGCAACTCCAGTTCCTTATAGAACTATCGAGAAAGATGGGTGGAATATTGATGTCCAAGACCTTAAATCAAAGATAACTGAAAGGACAAAGTGTATAGTTATAATTAATCCAAACAATCCCACTGGCGCCATTTATCCTAAAAAAACCCTAAAAGAGATACTGGATATCGCAATAGAACATGATTTGTTTATTATTTCTGATGAGATATATGATAGGATTACCTTTGATGATTCCTTTGTAAGCTCTGCTTCCATGACTGATGAAGTGCCAATAATCACATTCAACGGCATTTCAAAGATTTACCTTGCGCCTGGTTGGAGAGTCGGTTATATGGCATTCTATAACTGGGATACCCTGTTTGATATAAAAGAAGGGATAATGAAGGAACTTCGTGCAAGAATTTCTGCAAATTCTATATGCCAGGCTGGAGCTATTGAAGCATATAAGGGTAGTGAAAAATACGTATTAGAAATGGTTTCAAAGCTAAAGCAGAGGAGCGAATTTGCCTACAAGAGATTAAACGAGATTTCCGGTATAAGCACAACTAAGCCAATGGGCGGACTTTATATCTTTCCAAAAATTGATTTAGATAAAAGGTGGAAGGATGACAAAGAGTTTGTATATGAATTTTTAAAAATGAAAAAGGTTCTTTTAGTCCACGGTAGTGGATTTTGCCCTATCTATGGAAAAGACCATTTCAGATCAGTTTTTCTACCCCCAATTGACACCATGGAAGAAGCCTTTTCGAGACTTGAAGATTTCATGAAAACTAAAAAATGA
- a CDS encoding homoserine dehydrogenase, whose protein sequence is MKKVRLGVVGFGIVGKGVCKVVRDRAEQYKKKYGVDVRIVCVADMLNSIYDENGIDLAKLMDHNQERSLMINYPDSSKDKKWNGEQAVENMDADIVVEVTPTNIKDAQPGLNHVMKAFDRGMHVVTSNKGPLALHYDKVIKAKEKSGKELRYEATVGGTMPVLNLAQEALKGNEIISVKGILNGTTNYILSNMAFEGKKFGDALKEAQEKGYAEANPAQDIEGWDAACKATILSNALMGKSMTLSDVKVKGITGIMMEDVLEAKKNGNIIKLLVEVTEKGAKVEPTPVPLNSPLAVTGTLNVAVFETDLSKDITVMGRGAGQIETAAAIMSDVFAIVR, encoded by the coding sequence ATGAAGAAAGTACGTTTGGGAGTCGTTGGTTTCGGTATAGTTGGTAAAGGAGTATGCAAAGTAGTAAGGGACAGAGCAGAGCAATACAAAAAGAAGTATGGTGTCGATGTCCGGATTGTATGCGTTGCCGACATGCTAAACTCAATTTACGATGAAAATGGAATTGACCTTGCTAAGTTGATGGATCATAATCAAGAAAGATCACTTATGATAAATTATCCCGATTCTTCAAAGGATAAAAAATGGAACGGGGAACAGGCAGTAGAAAATATGGATGCCGATATTGTCGTTGAAGTTACACCGACAAATATCAAAGACGCCCAACCGGGATTGAATCATGTCATGAAAGCCTTTGATAGAGGGATGCATGTTGTTACCTCAAACAAAGGACCTTTAGCGCTTCACTATGATAAAGTAATCAAGGCTAAAGAAAAGAGCGGAAAAGAATTAAGATATGAAGCGACCGTTGGAGGGACAATGCCTGTGTTAAATCTTGCGCAGGAAGCACTAAAAGGAAATGAGATTATTTCCGTAAAAGGCATATTAAATGGTACTACAAATTATATTCTTTCCAACATGGCGTTTGAAGGAAAAAAATTTGGGGATGCATTAAAAGAAGCGCAAGAGAAAGGCTATGCTGAAGCAAATCCTGCCCAAGATATTGAAGGTTGGGATGCGGCATGCAAAGCAACAATACTTTCAAACGCTCTAATGGGCAAATCAATGACTTTAAGCGATGTTAAAGTCAAAGGAATCACCGGCATAATGATGGAAGATGTCTTGGAGGCGAAGAAGAACGGGAATATCATAAAACTACTGGTAGAGGTTACAGAAAAGGGTGCAAAAGTTGAGCCAACACCAGTTCCTCTAAACTCCCCTCTTGCAGTAACAGGCACTTTGAATGTAGCTGTGTTTGAAACTGATCTCTCCAAGGACATAACTGTAATGGGAAGAGGCGCAGGCCAGATAGAGACAGCTGCGGCAATAATGAGCGACGTGTTTGCGATTGTTAGATAA
- a CDS encoding CARDB domain-containing protein, which yields MMKKALPLLLISLILLPLYGAADADPKVELAYPKETEPGKLIYIDVNLHNTTSEMLWDLKAVIDPSDMPPEIKNYIKIIDADKLFVPGDGDHTINVQDKVNIRLSIETTENADAGTYKIPLRIRGEIGNCRQGCKPYLLMKEIEFKVIKEFPSLKIELSSYPNEVLQGQNINIPFKVSNYGLGYGNNIKLSVPTNNNFTTSLDVDSIGLMRSQESRNVTLNVAAKGDSTAGSYKTDVIVEYFDPYGNKKATTESISFTIKDSTLVKDAEEYYAQGNEYYTKKNYSKALEQYEKAKQSYQDLGLTAKVEEVSARIELVKSSIESTKSSISSSIYIMFGVLLSAVTMELGVLIGTLTRKPKSPKSSSIPKNDY from the coding sequence ATGATGAAGAAAGCCTTACCATTATTGCTTATTTCATTGATTTTGCTACCTTTATATGGGGCGGCGGACGCCGACCCGAAGGTGGAATTAGCTTACCCTAAAGAAACTGAACCCGGTAAACTAATCTATATTGATGTCAATCTACATAATACTACTTCCGAAATGCTTTGGGACTTGAAGGCAGTTATAGACCCAAGCGATATGCCCCCAGAAATTAAGAATTATATTAAAATAATAGACGCCGATAAGCTGTTTGTACCAGGAGATGGGGATCATACTATTAATGTTCAGGATAAAGTAAACATCAGATTATCGATTGAAACTACTGAAAATGCAGATGCTGGAACTTATAAAATTCCCTTGAGAATTAGGGGCGAGATTGGAAACTGCAGACAGGGATGTAAGCCTTATTTGCTTATGAAAGAAATTGAGTTCAAAGTTATTAAAGAATTTCCATCACTTAAAATCGAGTTATCATCTTATCCTAACGAAGTCTTACAAGGGCAGAACATAAACATTCCATTTAAGGTATCAAACTATGGTCTTGGTTACGGCAATAATATCAAATTAAGTGTTCCTACAAATAACAATTTCACTACATCTTTAGATGTAGATTCAATTGGGTTAATGCGATCCCAAGAATCAAGAAATGTCACACTCAACGTTGCTGCAAAAGGTGATTCTACCGCAGGAAGCTACAAGACAGATGTTATAGTTGAGTATTTCGATCCTTACGGAAATAAGAAGGCTACAACTGAATCAATCTCCTTTACAATAAAAGATTCAACATTAGTCAAAGATGCAGAAGAATACTATGCACAGGGAAATGAGTACTATACAAAGAAAAATTATTCAAAAGCCCTTGAGCAGTATGAAAAAGCAAAACAGTCATATCAAGACCTTGGATTAACAGCCAAAGTGGAAGAAGTTAGCGCAAGAATAGAGCTTGTCAAATCTTCAATCGAATCAACAAAATCAAGTATCTCCTCTTCCATTTATATTATGTTTGGAGTGTTGCTCAGTGCCGTTACAATGGAACTTGGAGTCCTAATTGGAACTTTGACCAGAAAACCAAAATCACCCAAATCCTCAAGTATACCCAAGAATGATTACTAA